A genomic window from Pasteuria penetrans includes:
- the spoVAD gene encoding stage V sporulation protein AD — translation RIESCAAVASSLEATGLLAGKLDKVYDDPHAGQTSWEKAERSMLCDAVSIALRKSGRSEDTVDAYLAGDLLNQIITASLSAKQFKIPFLGMYGACSTSMLTLANAAALVDGGYARSALAATSSHRATSERQFRYPVEYGGQKPLTTQCTITGAGAAVVARGGSGVRITHATLGCVVDCGMKNPLNMGATMAPAAADTILTHFHDTGRKPEDYDLIVTGDLASVGFSLVQELLRKRGWVLGDHFMDCGLMIYPSTSYGKSPIFAGGSGCGCSAIVTYGHILPLLQKKQYHRVLVIATGSLLSPLSFQQGENIPGVAHAVAFAWQEERDRVNS, via the coding sequence ACGCATAGAATCGTGCGCGGCTGTTGCTTCCTCTCTAGAGGCAACAGGTTTGCTAGCGGGAAAATTGGACAAGGTTTATGATGATCCCCATGCAGGACAAACTTCATGGGAAAAAGCCGAGCGTTCCATGTTATGTGATGCAGTTTCCATTGCATTGAGAAAATCAGGACGTTCTGAGGATACAGTAGATGCGTATTTAGCGGGGGATCTTCTCAATCAGATCATTACAGCATCCCTGTCTGCTAAACAATTTAAGATTCCCTTTTTGGGAATGTATGGCGCATGTTCTACTTCCATGCTTACATTAGCCAATGCTGCCGCTCTGGTGGATGGAGGCTATGCACGTTCAGCTCTGGCTGCCACAAGCAGTCATCGTGCCACATCAGAGCGTCAATTCCGTTATCCAGTGGAATATGGGGGTCAGAAACCTTTGACCACGCAATGCACTATTACGGGGGCCGGCGCGGCTGTTGTTGCCCGAGGGGGTTCTGGCGTTCGGATTACCCATGCTACCCTCGGGTGCGTGGTGGATTGCGGTATGAAAAATCCGCTCAATATGGGAGCTACCATGGCTCCAGCTGCTGCCGATACGATTTTAACCCACTTCCATGATACAGGGCGAAAGCCGGAGGATTATGACCTCATCGTCACAGGTGATTTAGCCAGTGTAGGATTTTCACTGGTCCAAGAGCTCCTACGGAAGAGAGGTTGGGTTCTGGGGGATCATTTTATGGATTGTGGGCTTATGATCTATCCGAGTACATCCTATGGTAAGTCACCTATCTTTGCTGGCGGGAGCGGTTGTGGTTGTAGTGCCATAGTTACCTACGGTCATATTTTGCCGTTGTTACAGAAAAAGCAGTATCACCGTGTTCTTGTTATAGCTACGGGTTCACTTCTGAGTCCACTTTCTTTTCAGCAGGGGGAAAATATTCCTGGGGTTGCCCATGCGGTTGCCTTTGCCTGGCAGGAGGAGAGGGATAGGGTGAATTCATGA